Proteins from a single region of Pseudarthrobacter sp. NIBRBAC000502772:
- a CDS encoding pyridoxamine 5'-phosphate oxidase family protein: protein MLFIHDDPILILDEEQSWKLLEHTQHGRIVLTAAGETDIFPINYRAHDGVLLLRTAPGTKLAELTINENVLLEADGITSEEAWSVVVKGTARALTLGQEIADAEALNLKTWVPTFKDFYVEIKPSRISGRHFNFGEQPERF from the coding sequence ATGTTGTTCATACACGATGATCCGATCCTTATCCTTGACGAAGAGCAGTCCTGGAAGCTCCTCGAACACACCCAGCATGGGCGCATTGTTCTGACCGCCGCAGGCGAGACCGATATATTCCCGATCAACTACCGCGCCCACGACGGCGTCCTGCTGCTGCGCACTGCCCCGGGCACTAAGCTCGCCGAACTCACTATCAATGAGAACGTGCTCCTCGAAGCCGACGGCATCACCAGCGAGGAAGCCTGGAGCGTAGTGGTCAAGGGAACGGCCCGCGCGCTTACCCTGGGCCAGGAGATCGCCGATGCGGAGGCACTGAACCTGAAGACGTGGGTGCCCACGTTCAAAGACTTCTATGTCGAAATCAAACCGTCGCGGATCAGCGGGCGGCACTTCAACTTTGGCGAGCAGCCGGAACGGTTCTAA
- a CDS encoding beta-ketoacyl-ACP synthase III, translating to MNPSLPRSMPDPPVRGSRVVGVGSYQPARILTNSELSLMVDTSDDWIRSRTGIETRRIADAESVADMAIRAGQDALQHAGMDAGNLDLIIVATVTAKDRSPSTAGRVSASIGAGSPAVFDVNAACSGFTHAMAIADQAIRAGSATTALVIGAEKLSAFTDWADRSTCVLVGDGAGAALLTATDEPGVGPVHWGSIPALAQAVRIEEPSLHLEQEGLTVYRWAITQAAQLARRTCELAGIRPQDLAAFIPHQANLRIIEPLADQLGIPRAITARDVIHSGNTSSASIPIALAKLVRSGEVPPDSPALLFGFGGGFAFAGQVIRTPRNTAAAPPAGDPDLS from the coding sequence ATGAACCCGTCCCTGCCCCGCAGTATGCCGGACCCGCCTGTCCGCGGATCCCGTGTCGTCGGCGTCGGATCCTACCAACCGGCCAGGATCCTGACGAACAGTGAGCTGAGCCTGATGGTGGACACCAGTGACGATTGGATCCGCAGCAGGACGGGCATCGAAACGCGCCGCATCGCCGATGCCGAATCCGTGGCCGACATGGCCATCCGGGCCGGACAGGACGCCCTTCAGCACGCCGGGATGGACGCCGGGAACCTGGACCTGATCATCGTTGCCACCGTCACGGCCAAGGACCGCTCCCCCAGCACCGCAGGCCGGGTCTCAGCCAGCATCGGCGCCGGCTCGCCAGCCGTTTTCGACGTCAACGCCGCCTGTTCCGGTTTCACCCATGCGATGGCCATCGCCGATCAGGCGATCAGGGCCGGGTCCGCGACCACGGCGCTGGTCATCGGAGCGGAAAAACTCAGCGCCTTCACTGACTGGGCCGACCGGAGCACCTGCGTCCTGGTCGGAGACGGTGCCGGCGCGGCACTCCTGACTGCCACCGACGAACCCGGGGTAGGGCCGGTCCACTGGGGCTCAATACCTGCCCTCGCACAGGCAGTCAGAATAGAAGAACCCTCCCTGCACCTGGAACAGGAGGGCCTCACTGTCTACCGCTGGGCCATCACACAGGCAGCGCAACTGGCACGCCGCACCTGCGAACTGGCAGGAATCCGCCCTCAGGACCTCGCCGCGTTCATTCCGCACCAGGCGAATCTGCGGATCATCGAACCCCTTGCTGACCAGCTCGGCATCCCCCGGGCAATTACCGCCCGCGACGTGATCCACTCCGGAAACACCTCATCAGCCAGCATCCCGATCGCACTTGCCAAACTCGTCCGCTCCGGGGAAGTCCCCCCGGACAGCCCGGCCCTGCTCTTCGGATTCGGCGGCGGTTTCGCCTTCGCCGGCCAGGTCATCCGCACCCCTCGGAACACCGCAGCTGCTCCCCCGGCAGGCGACCCGGACCTCTCCTGA
- a CDS encoding ion channel: MEQNTPGANITTFGEALWWAVATITTVGDSNFYLVTELGRFVAAETAAAEAPHEELTRLTARIKELTACIYQLNAPSLGHAGAEHVPTHRR, translated from the coding sequence GTGGAGCAAAACACCCCCGGAGCGAACATCACCACTTTCGGCGAAGCCCTCTGGTGGGCCGTGGCCACTATCACGACGGTCGGCGACAGCAATTTCTACCTCGTCACGGAGCTTGGCCGGTTTGTCGCCGCTGAAACCGCCGCCGCCGAAGCCCCTCACGAAGAACTCACCCGGCTCACCGCCCGCATCAAAGAACTAACAGCCTGCATCTACCAGCTCAATGCCCCTTCCCTGGGGCATGCCGGCGCCGAACACGTTCCCACTCACCGGCGCTGA
- the ctaD gene encoding cytochrome c oxidase subunit I, translating to MTARTSTATVPVSVVPRSKGKIVVSWITTTDHKTIGYMYLIASFTFFCLGGVMALLIRAELFEPGMQILQTKEQYNQLFTMHGTIMLLMFATPLFAGFANVMMPLQIGAPDVAFPRLNALAFWFFLFGSLIAVSGFITPQGAASFGWFAYAPLSNTTFSPGVGGDLWVFGLALSGFGTILGAVNFITTIICMRAPGMTMWRMPIFTWNTLVTAILILMAFPPLAAALFALGADRRFGAHIFDPENGGPVLWQHLFWFFGHPEVYIIALPFFGIVSEIFPVFSRKPIFGYKGIVYATISIAALSVTVWAHHMYVTGSVLLPFFAFMTMLIAVPTGVKFFNWIGTMWGGSLTFETPMLWSLGFIVTFLFGGLTGIILASPPLNFHVSDTYFVVAHFHYTVFGTVVFAMFAGFYFWWPKWTGKMLNERLGKIHFWMLFLGFHGTFLIQHWLGVEGMPRRYADYLPQDNFAVMNQFSTASSFLLGASLIPFFWNIHITWRRGENVEVDDPWGFGASLEWATSCPPPRHNFTSLPRIRSERPALDLHHPELAPRTHDTARTPAAAALGAADIGERDVPSPDIKV from the coding sequence ATGACAGCACGCACCAGCACCGCCACGGTCCCTGTTTCTGTGGTTCCCAGGTCCAAGGGCAAGATTGTCGTCAGCTGGATCACGACCACAGATCACAAGACCATCGGGTACATGTACCTCATCGCGTCCTTCACGTTCTTCTGCCTGGGCGGTGTAATGGCCCTGCTGATCCGGGCCGAGCTCTTCGAGCCCGGGATGCAGATCCTGCAGACCAAGGAACAGTACAACCAGCTGTTCACCATGCACGGCACGATCATGCTCCTGATGTTCGCCACGCCCCTCTTCGCCGGGTTCGCCAACGTCATGATGCCCCTGCAGATCGGCGCCCCCGACGTCGCGTTCCCGCGGCTGAACGCCCTGGCCTTCTGGTTCTTCCTCTTCGGTTCCCTCATCGCCGTGTCCGGCTTCATCACACCACAGGGCGCAGCGTCGTTCGGCTGGTTCGCTTACGCGCCGCTGTCCAACACCACGTTCAGCCCGGGGGTCGGTGGTGACCTATGGGTCTTCGGCCTTGCCCTGTCCGGCTTCGGCACCATCCTTGGTGCGGTGAACTTCATCACTACCATCATCTGTATGCGCGCACCGGGCATGACCATGTGGCGGATGCCAATCTTCACCTGGAACACCCTGGTCACGGCCATCCTGATCCTGATGGCCTTCCCGCCCCTGGCCGCGGCCCTGTTCGCGCTGGGCGCCGATCGCCGCTTCGGCGCGCACATCTTCGACCCCGAAAACGGCGGACCTGTACTGTGGCAGCACCTGTTCTGGTTCTTCGGCCATCCCGAGGTCTACATCATCGCGCTGCCGTTCTTCGGCATCGTCTCCGAGATCTTCCCGGTCTTCAGCCGTAAGCCGATCTTCGGCTACAAGGGCATCGTCTACGCGACCATCTCCATAGCAGCCCTGTCCGTGACTGTGTGGGCACACCACATGTACGTGACCGGCTCGGTGCTGCTGCCGTTTTTCGCCTTCATGACCATGCTCATCGCCGTACCTACGGGCGTGAAGTTCTTCAACTGGATCGGCACCATGTGGGGCGGCTCGCTGACCTTCGAAACGCCCATGCTCTGGAGCCTGGGCTTCATCGTCACATTCCTCTTCGGCGGCCTGACCGGCATCATCCTGGCCTCCCCGCCACTGAACTTCCATGTCTCCGACACGTACTTCGTGGTGGCACACTTCCACTACACCGTCTTCGGCACCGTCGTCTTCGCCATGTTCGCCGGCTTCTACTTCTGGTGGCCCAAGTGGACCGGCAAGATGCTCAACGAGCGCCTCGGAAAGATCCACTTCTGGATGCTCTTCCTGGGCTTCCACGGCACCTTCCTCATCCAGCACTGGCTCGGCGTCGAGGGCATGCCCAGGCGCTACGCAGACTACCTTCCGCAGGACAACTTCGCCGTGATGAATCAGTTCTCCACCGCCTCTTCCTTCCTCCTTGGCGCGTCCTTGATCCCGTTCTTCTGGAATATCCACATCACCTGGCGCCGCGGGGAAAACGTGGAGGTGGATGATCCGTGGGGCTTCGGCGCCTCCCTGGAGTGGGCCACGTCCTGCCCGCCGCCGCGCCACAACTTCACGTCCCTGCCGCGAATCCGCTCCGAACGCCCGGCCCTTGACCTGCACCACCCTGAACTGGCCCCTCGGACACACGACACCGCCCGGACGCCGGCCGCGGCCGCCCTGGGTGCCGCAGATATCGGAGAACGGGATGTCCCTTCCCCCGACATCAAAGTCTGA
- a CDS encoding bifunctional 2-polyprenyl-6-hydroxyphenol methylase/3-demethylubiquinol 3-O-methyltransferase UbiG, whose amino-acid sequence MSVDGMPLPAWKHAGRGRPGYPADAPAWNRWYAETDYGWAPASSSVRSELNGLAPGRALDLGAGDGRHAVWLAGRGWRVQAMDFSSEALAIGRERAFAEGVTGLITWSVADVTAHTPDPGSLDLVLAAFLHLPGPELEGTIARSARSLVPGGLFLYIGHAPADLRESASVPRTAAVLHDSARVAAWARRAGLYVESAGTRSRPVPGSRRPALDCVVLARCPPPPDPSPSTEHSHREVPS is encoded by the coding sequence ATGAGTGTGGACGGCATGCCGTTGCCGGCGTGGAAGCACGCAGGGCGGGGCCGGCCCGGCTACCCCGCCGACGCCCCGGCCTGGAACCGCTGGTACGCCGAAACGGACTACGGCTGGGCCCCTGCCAGCTCGTCGGTGCGCTCAGAACTCAACGGACTGGCCCCGGGACGGGCGCTGGACCTGGGGGCCGGGGACGGGCGCCACGCGGTGTGGCTGGCCGGCCGCGGCTGGCGCGTGCAGGCCATGGACTTTTCGTCCGAGGCCCTGGCGATCGGACGCGAACGTGCCTTCGCCGAGGGCGTGACCGGCCTGATCACCTGGTCGGTGGCCGACGTCACCGCCCACACCCCTGACCCGGGGAGCCTGGACCTGGTCCTGGCTGCCTTCCTTCACCTGCCCGGACCGGAACTCGAAGGAACCATCGCCCGCAGCGCTCGGAGCCTGGTCCCCGGGGGTCTGTTCCTGTACATCGGCCACGCCCCGGCGGACCTTCGCGAAAGCGCCTCCGTGCCACGGACCGCAGCCGTGCTGCACGACAGCGCCCGCGTGGCCGCCTGGGCCCGGAGGGCCGGACTGTACGTTGAATCAGCCGGAACCCGGTCCCGGCCCGTTCCCGGTTCCCGCCGCCCCGCGCTGGACTGCGTCGTTCTGGCCCGCTGCCCGCCCCCTCCAGACCCGTCTCCGTCCACCGAACACTCTCACCGCGAGGTCCCGTCATGA
- a CDS encoding SulP family inorganic anion transporter, with amino-acid sequence MKALTAARALLPGWKDYADLPRTWKGDLIAGVTVGIVALPLALAFGVSSGAGAASGLITAVIAGIVAAVFGGSNIQVSGPTGAMVVVLGPVIATHGGGALAAVAVLAGVIVVAAGVLKLGRVVTLLPWPVIEGFTLGIAMIIFLQQVPAAFGVKAGPSSNAAVSAVQGLATTSPAALLAPVALVALVAVIMIASPRIHPQIPGSLVAIVVASIAAQVLDLPVARIGALPDTLPAPVIPALDWGTMTALAAPAATIAALAAIESLLSARVAASISDTGPYDADRELLGQGLASVASGFFGGMPATGAIARTAVNIRSGGRTRLAAITHALVLLAVVYLATGPVSRIPLAALAGVLMVTATRMVSLGTLRSVIGSTRADTVVFFVTALITVSFDLIEAVAIGIAVASFFALRALVKSSGVHREEIPGPARDGDEHIAVFRLDGALFFAAAERVLDRVSTIRNVDVVIIRMSQLQVLDATGARVITDIVNALERRGITVLIKGIQDRHLALVTRVGVLESLRHHKHLFADLPPAVEHARSHVARAQAERAGQNPGQDAAPGAGTAEATGMPTARNE; translated from the coding sequence ATGAAGGCACTGACGGCGGCGCGCGCGCTGCTGCCGGGGTGGAAGGACTATGCAGATCTGCCCCGCACCTGGAAAGGCGACCTCATCGCCGGGGTCACCGTGGGTATCGTCGCCCTGCCGCTGGCACTGGCCTTCGGGGTCAGCTCCGGCGCCGGAGCGGCCAGCGGACTGATCACCGCCGTCATCGCCGGCATAGTTGCCGCCGTCTTCGGCGGTTCCAACATCCAGGTTTCCGGCCCCACCGGGGCGATGGTCGTGGTCCTGGGCCCGGTCATCGCCACGCACGGCGGCGGGGCCCTGGCAGCCGTGGCGGTCCTCGCCGGGGTCATCGTCGTCGCCGCCGGGGTGCTGAAGCTCGGCAGAGTCGTGACGTTGCTGCCGTGGCCTGTCATCGAGGGCTTCACCCTCGGGATTGCGATGATCATTTTCCTCCAGCAAGTCCCGGCCGCTTTCGGCGTCAAAGCCGGCCCGAGCAGCAACGCCGCTGTTTCGGCCGTCCAGGGACTCGCAACAACGTCCCCAGCCGCACTCCTGGCCCCAGTGGCACTGGTGGCACTGGTCGCGGTGATCATGATTGCTTCACCCCGGATCCACCCGCAGATCCCCGGTTCCCTCGTCGCCATAGTCGTGGCGAGCATCGCAGCCCAGGTACTCGACCTGCCCGTGGCCCGGATCGGAGCCCTGCCCGACACCCTGCCGGCCCCTGTCATCCCCGCTCTGGACTGGGGCACCATGACCGCCCTAGCCGCACCGGCGGCGACCATCGCGGCGCTGGCGGCGATCGAGTCGCTGCTCTCGGCCCGGGTTGCCGCGTCGATCTCCGATACCGGCCCCTACGACGCCGACCGTGAGCTCCTGGGCCAGGGCCTCGCCTCTGTGGCATCCGGGTTTTTCGGCGGCATGCCGGCCACCGGGGCCATCGCCCGCACCGCGGTGAACATCCGCTCCGGCGGACGGACCCGGCTGGCCGCCATCACGCACGCCCTGGTGCTGCTGGCCGTGGTCTATCTGGCCACTGGTCCGGTCTCGAGGATCCCGCTGGCGGCGCTGGCCGGGGTTCTAATGGTCACCGCCACCCGCATGGTCTCCCTCGGCACGCTGCGCAGCGTGATCGGCTCAACCCGGGCCGACACCGTAGTGTTCTTCGTCACTGCCCTGATCACCGTGTCCTTCGACCTGATCGAGGCAGTGGCAATCGGCATCGCCGTCGCTTCCTTCTTCGCCCTGCGCGCCCTGGTCAAGTCCAGCGGCGTGCATCGCGAAGAGATCCCCGGCCCCGCCCGGGACGGGGATGAGCACATCGCTGTCTTCCGCCTCGACGGGGCCCTGTTTTTCGCCGCAGCCGAGCGCGTCCTGGACCGGGTCAGTACGATCCGAAACGTCGATGTCGTCATCATCCGCATGTCCCAGCTCCAAGTCCTGGACGCGACCGGGGCCCGGGTCATCACCGACATCGTCAATGCCCTCGAACGCCGCGGCATTACCGTGCTGATCAAAGGCATCCAGGACCGCCACCTGGCCTTGGTCACCCGGGTCGGCGTCCTGGAATCCCTGCGCCACCACAAACACCTCTTCGCGGACCTGCCCCCGGCCGTGGAACACGCCCGCAGCCACGTTGCCCGCGCCCAGGCCGAACGCGCCGGACAAAACCCCGGACAGGACGCCGCACCTGGCGCCGGCACGGCGGAGGCCACCGGCATGCCCACGGCGCGCAATGAATGA
- a CDS encoding metalloregulator ArsR/SmtB family transcription factor produces the protein MEEFSDFRAPLYEVKANLFKGLAHPVRIRVLELLCEAPEVSVTELLAATGLEASHLSQHLSVLRRYHLVRGERRALQMFYSLAYPQVADLLSVARLLLNDILHATREQLEHSAATSPLTAAAGSSK, from the coding sequence ATGGAAGAATTCTCGGATTTCCGGGCACCGTTGTACGAGGTGAAGGCCAACCTTTTCAAGGGCTTGGCGCACCCGGTCCGGATCCGCGTGCTGGAGCTCTTGTGTGAGGCTCCGGAGGTGTCGGTGACGGAGCTGTTGGCGGCGACGGGCCTGGAGGCCTCGCATCTGTCCCAGCACCTGTCTGTGTTGCGCCGGTACCATCTGGTCCGGGGGGAGCGGCGGGCGCTGCAGATGTTCTATTCGTTGGCGTACCCGCAGGTCGCCGACCTGCTGTCCGTGGCGAGGTTGCTGCTCAACGACATCCTGCACGCTACCCGTGAGCAGCTCGAACATTCAGCCGCCACGTCCCCTCTGACTGCGGCAGCCGGAAGTTCAAAATGA
- a CDS encoding phosphoenolpyruvate carboxykinase (GTP): MPNSTQTTVTDTAPAALARLSDWVSEVAGLTRPDSIHWVNGSDAEYRTITDGLVAAGTLVRLDEDRFPSSFAAFSDPKDVARVEEQTYICSEHERDAGFTNNWMEPARMKENLHGLFRGAMRGRTMYVIPFVMGHLDAEDPKFGVEITDSAYVVASMRIMAHTGNDVLAKMVELDADFVPALHSVGAPLEPGQQDVSWPSNDDKWIVHFPEEKSIWSYGSGYGGNALLGKKCYSLRIASAMSRQEGWLAEHMLILKLTSPARKVYYISAAFPSACGKTNLALLNPTVEGWTVETLGDDIAWIRPGKDGELRATNPEAGLFGVAPGTGWHTNPNAMDAIAKGNTIFTNVALTDDGGVWWEGMTRETPEHLTDWTGQDWTPASGRPAAHPNSRFCTPISQVSILAEEYYQPEGVPLSAIFFGGRRKTTIPLVTESRDWTGGVFMGSTLSSETTAAAAGQVGVVRRDPMAMLPFIGYDAGDYLKHWLEIGRTANPARLPRIFLVNWFRRDTDGSFLWPGFGDNSRVLKWAIERLEGTAAAIETPIGFVPALDCLDIEGLDITPGHLRAASAVDSQEWAQEIDSIDQWYARFGDSLPPELPVELQRLKNRFAARRGTPRISSR; the protein is encoded by the coding sequence TTGCCAAATTCCACACAGACCACCGTCACGGATACCGCCCCGGCCGCCCTTGCCCGCCTCTCGGACTGGGTCAGCGAAGTTGCCGGCCTGACCCGGCCGGACAGCATCCACTGGGTCAACGGCTCAGATGCCGAATACCGCACGATCACCGACGGGCTCGTTGCGGCCGGAACCCTGGTCCGCCTGGACGAAGACAGGTTTCCCAGCTCGTTTGCCGCCTTCTCCGACCCCAAGGACGTCGCCCGGGTCGAGGAGCAGACCTACATTTGTTCCGAACACGAACGCGACGCGGGCTTCACCAACAACTGGATGGAGCCGGCACGGATGAAGGAGAACCTGCACGGGCTCTTCCGCGGGGCCATGCGGGGGCGCACCATGTACGTGATTCCTTTTGTGATGGGCCACCTGGACGCGGAGGACCCCAAATTCGGGGTGGAGATCACCGACAGCGCCTACGTCGTCGCGTCCATGCGCATCATGGCCCACACCGGTAACGATGTCCTGGCCAAAATGGTCGAACTGGACGCGGATTTTGTCCCAGCACTGCACTCCGTCGGCGCACCGCTGGAGCCAGGTCAACAGGATGTCAGCTGGCCCTCCAATGACGATAAATGGATCGTCCACTTTCCTGAGGAAAAGTCCATCTGGTCCTACGGTTCCGGATACGGGGGCAACGCGCTGCTGGGCAAGAAATGCTACTCGCTGCGCATCGCCTCCGCGATGTCCCGTCAGGAGGGCTGGCTCGCGGAACACATGCTCATCCTCAAACTCACCAGCCCGGCACGGAAGGTCTACTACATCTCCGCCGCCTTCCCCTCGGCCTGCGGTAAAACCAACCTCGCCTTGCTCAACCCCACCGTGGAGGGCTGGACGGTGGAAACCCTCGGGGATGACATCGCCTGGATACGTCCGGGCAAGGACGGGGAACTGCGCGCCACCAACCCGGAGGCGGGCCTCTTCGGCGTCGCACCGGGCACCGGCTGGCACACCAACCCCAACGCGATGGACGCCATCGCCAAGGGCAACACTATCTTCACCAACGTCGCCCTCACCGATGACGGCGGCGTCTGGTGGGAAGGCATGACCCGGGAGACCCCGGAGCACCTGACCGACTGGACCGGACAGGACTGGACCCCCGCCTCCGGCCGGCCCGCAGCGCACCCTAACTCACGGTTCTGCACCCCCATCAGCCAGGTCAGTATCCTGGCCGAGGAATACTACCAACCCGAGGGCGTGCCACTCTCTGCGATCTTCTTCGGCGGCCGACGTAAAACAACCATCCCCCTCGTCACCGAGTCCAGGGACTGGACGGGGGGCGTCTTCATGGGATCAACTCTCTCCTCCGAGACGACAGCGGCAGCAGCCGGTCAGGTCGGGGTAGTCCGCCGCGATCCGATGGCAATGCTCCCCTTCATCGGCTACGACGCCGGGGACTACCTCAAACACTGGCTGGAGATCGGCCGGACGGCCAATCCCGCCAGACTGCCCCGGATCTTCCTGGTCAACTGGTTCCGCCGCGACACCGACGGTAGTTTCCTCTGGCCTGGATTCGGAGACAACTCCCGTGTCCTGAAATGGGCCATTGAACGGCTCGAGGGGACAGCTGCCGCCATTGAAACCCCAATCGGTTTCGTCCCAGCGCTGGATTGCCTCGATATCGAAGGCCTCGACATCACACCCGGACACCTCCGGGCCGCGTCGGCGGTCGATTCGCAGGAATGGGCCCAGGAAATTGACAGCATCGACCAGTGGTATGCCCGGTTCGGCGACTCTTTGCCCCCCGAACTGCCGGTCGAGCTGCAACGCCTAAAAAACCGCTTCGCCGCCCGACGGGGGACGCCGCGCATCAGCTCCCGATAG
- a CDS encoding NADP-dependent isocitrate dehydrogenase translates to MNEKIKVVGSIVELDGDEMTRIIWQFIKDRLILPHLDVDLKYFDLSIQNRDATDDQVTIDAANAIKEHNVGVKCATITPDEARVEEFGLKKMWASPNGTIRNILGGVVFREPIIISNIPRLVPGWNKPIIIGRHAFGDQYMATNFKVPGPGTLTMTFTPSGGGEEIKQTVVVYPDGGGVAMGMYNFNDSIRDFARASFAYGLQRNYPVYLSTKNTILKAYDGQFKDVFQEVFDAEFKDQFVAAGISYEHRLIDDMVASAMKWDGGYVWACKNYDGDVQSDTIAQGYGSLGLMTSVLMTPDGKTVEAEAAHGTVTRHYRQHQQGKPTSTNPIASIFAWTRGIINRGKLDGTPAVIDFAVTLEDVVIKTVESGKMTKDLALLVGPHQKWLTTEDFLAALDDNLKKRLG, encoded by the coding sequence ATGAACGAAAAGATCAAGGTTGTTGGCTCCATTGTGGAGCTTGACGGCGACGAGATGACCCGCATCATCTGGCAGTTCATCAAGGACCGCCTCATCCTCCCGCACCTGGACGTGGACCTGAAGTACTTCGACTTGTCCATCCAGAACCGCGACGCCACCGATGACCAGGTCACGATCGACGCCGCAAACGCCATCAAGGAACACAATGTGGGCGTCAAGTGCGCCACTATCACCCCCGACGAGGCCCGGGTCGAGGAATTCGGCCTGAAGAAGATGTGGGCTTCCCCGAACGGAACCATCCGCAACATCCTGGGCGGGGTGGTCTTCCGCGAGCCGATCATCATCTCCAACATCCCCCGTCTGGTCCCGGGCTGGAACAAGCCGATCATCATTGGCCGCCATGCCTTCGGCGACCAGTACATGGCCACTAACTTCAAGGTCCCGGGTCCGGGCACGCTGACCATGACCTTCACACCCTCCGGCGGCGGCGAAGAGATCAAGCAGACGGTGGTCGTATACCCCGACGGCGGTGGCGTGGCCATGGGCATGTATAACTTCAACGACTCCATCCGCGACTTCGCCCGTGCCTCCTTCGCTTACGGGCTGCAGCGGAACTACCCGGTGTACCTCTCCACCAAGAACACGATCCTGAAGGCCTACGACGGCCAGTTCAAGGACGTGTTCCAGGAAGTGTTCGACGCCGAGTTCAAGGATCAGTTCGTAGCAGCCGGCATCAGCTACGAACACCGCCTGATCGATGACATGGTGGCATCGGCGATGAAGTGGGACGGCGGCTACGTCTGGGCCTGCAAGAACTACGACGGCGACGTCCAATCGGATACCATCGCCCAGGGCTACGGCTCGCTCGGTCTCATGACCTCCGTGCTGATGACCCCGGACGGCAAGACCGTAGAGGCCGAAGCCGCGCACGGCACCGTCACCCGCCACTACCGTCAGCACCAGCAAGGCAAGCCGACCTCGACCAACCCGATCGCCTCGATCTTCGCCTGGACCCGGGGCATCATAAACCGCGGCAAACTGGACGGCACCCCCGCCGTCATAGACTTTGCCGTCACCCTCGAAGACGTCGTCATTAAGACGGTCGAATCCGGCAAGATGACTAAGGACCTCGCGCTTCTGGTGGGCCCGCACCAGAAATGGCTTACCACCGAGGACTTCCTCGCAGCTCTAGACGACAACCTCAAAAAACGCCTGGGCTAG